The following nucleotide sequence is from Candidatus Eisenbacteria bacterium.
GCGCGGATGGAGACATTCCCGGACGGGACCGAGGCGTTGTGGGTCGGTTGGAGGATCGTGACCGTCGGGGCGGTGGTGTCCGGCTCGTTCGTGCTGTCCCCTCCGCACGAGAGAAAGACAAGGAACAGGGGGATCGACAAGGCGACTGCCTTGCGCATGGCGATGACTCCTTTCCTTCGCCTTGTGGTCGGGCGACGCCCGGTCCGGCGCCTGCCGGGACGGCCGCCGGGCGTTCTCGCTGGAAGCGATACGGGGAAAGCGTAAGGGTGAGCGCTCGCGAACGCAAGCACAGCGGCGCGCGGTAAGCCCCCGTGGGACGACGTAAGCTACGCTCTTCGGCGTGAGCGGATCTTCTGGAGGAAGACGAGATAGTCGTCGGGGGTGTCGAGGTCGAACAGGATGCCGTCGTCGTCGACGGGAACCTCGCGCACGCGCCCCGGGTCGCGGAGGAGGACGGTGCGGCCCATCGCGCCGGAAGGGAGGGGGAGGAGCTCCGGAACGACTGATCGATCAACGAGATACGGCCGCCCGCCCGTTCCCTCGAAGGTCGGGATGAAGATGGTTCTCCCCTCTCCCTCCTCGTGGTAGGCGAAGAGGAGGCTCCGGATCGTCGAGGAGCGGACGAGCGCGAGGTCGACCGGGATGAGGACCGCCGCGCGGACATCGCCGGGGAGCGAGCGGAGGCCGGCTTGGAGAGATGTGAGCTGGCCTTCTGGGTAGCGGTCGTTCCAGACGATCGCGGCGCCCCGCCTTCGGGCGGCCGCGGCGATCTCTCCCCCGCGGTGCCCGACGACGACGTGAACTGGCGCGAGCCCGGCCTTCGCGCACGCGTCGATCACTCGATCGAGACAAGTCGTGTTCCCGAGCGGGAGGAGCGCCTTGGGCCTCCCGATCCG
It contains:
- a CDS encoding nucleotidyltransferase family protein; protein product: MTETQPFGQGSVAAIVLTAGYSSRIGRPKALLPLGNTTCLDRVIDACAKAGLAPVHVVVGHRGGEIAAAARRRGAAIVWNDRYPEGQLTSLQAGLRSLPGDVRAAVLIPVDLALVRSSTIRSLLFAYHEEGEGRTIFIPTFEGTGGRPYLVDRSVVPELLPLPSGAMGRTVLLRDPGRVREVPVDDDGILFDLDTPDDYLVFLQKIRSRRRA